CTAGTGATTCTATATGGCCGGCTCTTACTGGCTTGTTGGCTAGGGCATAGCGATCCTATGTGGCTTGGCAACGCCAGCCCAGCCACGCCTACCATACCCCTATGAACTTGGGTTTGTGTATTATGATaatccacgtgtcaacccatgccccaaacccccgccccaccataccccacggtctaataGCCTAAGGTGAGGTTACACAAGATAAAACAAGTTTACGTAAAACAAGGCTAAGATAGGTAGCCTGAGGTGCTTATCCTTAGTCATAAACGTACTTGTGtcattatatataaataataaaatgatTTTAACTCGTTTGTTAGAATCTTTTAAAGCAACTCAAGATTATTGTTGACGATTTCTCTCATGTGTTCTTTTTTAATTTGATCTTTGTTAGACATTTGGCCTTCACTCTTTATAATATATGTCTCCTTAAGAGCATCCAACGTTGCCGTTCTTGGCTATCCATGGCTAACGTGACGGTTGACGGGAGCCGATGTGCATAAGAGACCGGAGAAAGGGAGAAATAAATTTATGGAGGTGAATACCTATTGTTAACTAGTAGGACGATTCAGTTTTCAAAACATTGTCTAATACAAACACCTTTAACAACATGTATCAAAATAAGGGACACAATTTCCAACTCATCTTAAAATTAGACAAAACCAATATGAGCATGTTTTGGGTTAGCCACTTTAACATGTATGTTTTAATAAACCATCTTTTTCATATCAACTTAAAAGGAAATTGGTTGACCAATCGATCCATATTTAAAATGATACATCTAACACATGATTGGGTGATTGACACCCTACTAGTCTCCTTAACAAAATAGGGCAATAAAAACATGTTCACATGCTCATGACTTTATAGCCTAGTGATATTTtaggggtgggataaggctttagGACCAATaagtcctgggttcgattcctacaagagggtttttcccatatttatcgggtttcctcctgaattggtgtataagcattatgcctagtagagatggatatgatcgggtgattccACTGGtaacacgatgatactccagtgatccgtcagtaatccaaatttgccgttaaaaaagaaaaacatgttCACATCCTTAAAAAACCAAGGGTTGAACCTTCAACTTAAAAATGACAagataaacaacataaaacaactCAAAACAAGTGAATCACAAAACCCATTCACCACCACCAACCAGAAACACAAACCACCATGTCTCTCCTCTTCTCCCACAACCCATCACTCCTCTTCTCCtcccccaccaccatcaccaccacaaccaccagtAGCACCACCACAATCCCCATCTTCCACCGCAAACCAATCAAACCCACATCCATCCGATTCTCCTCAAACAAGCCCCCATCTTCCCCAGGATGGAACCCATCCGATCAAACCCTCAACGACGACGAAGAATCCGACGGCTCACAACCCATCACCATCACAGACGAGTGGGGGGAGAAATCTGAGCCGGTAAACGAACAATTGACTAAATTATCAACCTCAGATCCTCCACAAGAAATAGATGAGTGGGGAACGGGTGGTGAAAAGGTACAGTTAGAAAGTGGAAATGGAAGTCCGGTGGTTGAAGAAAGTGGTAAGATTGATGAGCTGAAGAGGTGTTTGGTGGACAGTGTGTATGGGACTGGTCTTGGGTTTAATGCTTCGGTTGAGGAGCGGGCGGAGATTATGGAGTTGGTGACTCGGTTAGAGGCGGTTAACCCGACACCAGCTCCTACTGAAGCTTTGGAGCTTCTTGAGGGTAACTGGGTTCTGCTGTAAGTACACTAGATACTTCAATATTAGTTAGATTGTGCATTAGTTGTTACTTGAAGATCAGTTTATTAAAACTGTTGGGTTTGGTTTGGGTTGGGCTGAATTTATGAACAAGTCGGTTGGATTAGATTAGATTAATTCATAAGTCAGATGGATTAGGATAAAGATTTAGACAAGTTGGTTAGGAATGATAATTAGAGTAGGATTAGGTTGGTTGAGTTATAAGTTTTTAGTCTTATAAATACCGGCCGGAGTTATGGGAAGATTATTGTAATGCGGTTTTGTTTTGAGTTAATGAAGGTTTTCAGGATTGATTTATGATCTAAACCTGCGTTTTATTTGTTTGTATTCTTTGGTTCGGGTTTACCAATTCTTAACAACCATATGTTAGCAGTAATTTACAGTTATCATTATGAGTACTTTTCTATGGTTGTTTGCACTAATTCTTTTAGCTTCATTTTATACGGTAAAAAATAGGTTTTTGGACCCGGGGGTGTGAGTGAGAGCCGTTTCTTTACCCttgggatagaggtaaggtttTAGTAATGGCTCTCCTTGGACTCTataaccaactggggtagcccagttggccaccgacacccacctcttcccagaggtactgggttcgagtcttgggagtggcatatgtcgcccagggtaagaactcggcatggggaagtcaccgcggagctagcttggtcgggtagcgactcccggagtgagatcactccggcggttgggaggaccgtgcactatcccccccccccccccccccctcctccTTGGACTCTATGCATATGCTTCATGAAAAAAGTTCATCCTTTAGCCCAATATCTCATCCAATGATGACATGAAGTGGATATCTTGTGGAAAGAATCAATGTTAATTTTGTGATGAAGTGGAAAATAAGTAATATTGTAATGAAATTTTGATAGCTTATGTACTAACGATGGTTTTTAAATCTTTCAGGTACACTGCATTTTCTGAATTATTACCACTTCTTGCAGTTGGCACAACTCCATTGTTGAAGGTTGACAAAATTTGTCAAGAAATATTTACGAGCAGCCTTACGATTGATAATTCCATTACATTTTCCAGCCCTTTTGCTACTTTCACATCCACTGCATCTGCAGACTTTGAAGTGCGAAGCCCGTCAAGAATACAGGTACCcgtttttttttgtcaaaatgACGTATTTACCTATAGTCATCATCTCTCATCGTTGTTTTTTGGTCCACAAGACTTATAATACGTCGTGAGCTTTTCAGGTTCAGTTTAAGGAAGGGAGTTTTCAGCCTCCAAAGATAAAGTCAAACGTAAGCCTTCCTGAGAATGTTGACATTTTTGGTCAAAATGTCAATTTGTCACCATTGCAGCAAACTCTCAACCCTTTGCAAGAGGCTGTGGCTAATCTAGCTGGTGTTATTTCGGGCCAGTCTCCTCTTAAGATTTCCATTCCGGGTGAACGGTCAAAGTCTTGGCTGCTTATTACATACCTTGATAAGGATTTGAGGATATCAAGAGGTGACGGTGGCCTTTTTGTTCTTGCTAAAGAAGGAAGCCCTCTTTTGGATCAATGATCAGGTATTCAAATATAAACCTAATTCCTGGAAAGATGTAAACTTTGACTTTTTAAGGTCAAAATGTTGATAATTTTGTTGAACACACCTGCAATTTTCGACATGAAATTGCATTGGTTTTGTTATCCTGTTGTGAGTGGTTACAGAAAATTGAATCCATCCTCAATATGTTGTTTATTTTGGGCAGATCGTTAATTCGTTATATGCGGAATCGGTTCAGAAGTGTTGAATGAATCTAAGGGGATTGGCAAGCTTAAAGATTCATATATTTATTGGATAGAGATGAAAACATGTAATGGAAGGCTAATAGATATGATTATGAAGGACGTTCATGTGTATATTACTTACTATTGATGATGATTCTAAGATCTTTTACCACCTTTCTATGCAGTGTTTGAGCTTTCTTAATATAAAGGGAAGTATGCATTTTATGATGAAAATAAAGTTTGAGATATTTATTTCACACTGATCGTTATTTGTCCTTTTAACTTTACATCAACTTATACCGTGTGTCTTTTGTCTTTAGAAATTACAGCGAGTTTCCTTTATTTGAAACTTTTGCACACCACATGTCTTTTACACtaaatttcatccatttttttgGTAAGACCAATCATGTGCCCCTTACATGAGGAGTGAAACTgtcattttatcatttttatgtaAATTACATGTATTGTCCTTAAAAAAACATCACAGGTTAATATATACAGTCCATTCAATCGTCTCCTTATCTTCTCACACACGACCAGCTGATTTTAAGCCCTAAAATGACGTGTTTTTTTATCAAAACTGCAATAAGGTAGTCCTCTTATCTTatttaaaaatagttttttttttttttttttttttttttaaatactcgAACTACCACTATCCAGGTGGATACACAAGGTATAATTTTTTTCATTTGAAAACAAATGGTCA
The Helianthus annuus cultivar XRQ/B chromosome 6, HanXRQr2.0-SUNRISE, whole genome shotgun sequence genome window above contains:
- the LOC110864991 gene encoding plastoglobulin-1, chloroplastic — protein: MSLLFSHNPSLLFSSPTTITTTTTSSTTTIPIFHRKPIKPTSIRFSSNKPPSSPGWNPSDQTLNDDEESDGSQPITITDEWGEKSEPVNEQLTKLSTSDPPQEIDEWGTGGEKVQLESGNGSPVVEESGKIDELKRCLVDSVYGTGLGFNASVEERAEIMELVTRLEAVNPTPAPTEALELLEGNWVLLYTAFSELLPLLAVGTTPLLKVDKICQEIFTSSLTIDNSITFSSPFATFTSTASADFEVRSPSRIQVQFKEGSFQPPKIKSNVSLPENVDIFGQNVNLSPLQQTLNPLQEAVANLAGVISGQSPLKISIPGERSKSWLLITYLDKDLRISRGDGGLFVLAKEGSPLLDQ